In a single window of the Gossypium hirsutum isolate 1008001.06 chromosome A13, Gossypium_hirsutum_v2.1, whole genome shotgun sequence genome:
- the LOC107894390 gene encoding trigger factor: protein MATIAAAVRRNLLKNSKSLPQILRGQIIGRSNVTANLNNLAKDHQVVGSLLVSNQKVHAQMPILNFPEMGSVFGSSGWQSLVGKSVSHGMDGLVFEARGKGVVQDDDDMDNEFDDDDDDEFDDDFEGEFVDDEFDDGDEDADDDDDDGGKYKDKI from the coding sequence aTGGCAACAATAGCAGCTGCAGTTAGAAGAAATCTGCTAAAAAACAGCAAGTCCTTACCCCAGATTCTACGTGGCCAAATCATTGGTCGGTCCAATGTTACTGCAAATCTCAACAACTTAGCCAAAGATCATCAGGTTGTTGGATCATTGTTAGTTTCTAACCAAAAGGTACATGCCCAAATGCCCATTTTAAATTTCCCTGAAATGGGTTCTGTTTTCGGGTCTTCGGGATGGCAGAGCCTGGTGGGGAAAAGTGTTAGTCATGGGATGGATGGTCTCGTTTTCGAAGCTCGTGGGAAGGGCGTGGTGCAGGACGATGATGATATGGATAACGAGTttgatgatgatgacgatgatgagtttgatgatgattttgaaggCGAGTTTGTAGATGATGAGTTTGACGACGGTGATGAGGATGCTGACGACGACGACGATGATGGTGGCAAGTACAAGGATAAGATTTAA